The sequence below is a genomic window from Sneathiella marina.
ACTCAGGGCTTTAAAAACTACCGAACTGGATACGAGACGCGATATGGTTGTTTCGTTGGGCATAGCTAGTGTGACACCGGTATGGACCTGATGGCGACGACCGGAGAGTAGCTTCAAGAAGCTGTATGCTTCCTCTTCATTCTCAGCTTTATTGAGGGCGCGGCGACCAACTGCAACAACCGTATCTGCAGCAAGAAGAAACTTGCCGCCAAATTGAGGAAACACAGCATGTGCTTTTTCTTGCGAAAGTCTTTTTGCAGTATCGCGCGGCAGTTCGTCTTTATGAGCTGCTTCATCTATGTCAGCGGGGCTGACGATGTCTGGTATGACACCAATTTGTTTCAGGAGTGATAGGCGTCGTGGAGAGGCAGAAGCAAGAACAAGAGAAGGGGTGGGCAATGTGGCCGATGTGGAATCTTTGTTTGCAATTGAAGTATGTGCTGCAAACGCCTCTTTTCTGTCAGCCATGGATGATCACCCTTACTTATAGCGGAAAGTGATCCGGCCTTTCGTCAAGTCGTAAGGTGTCATTTCTACGGTTACTTTGTCACCCGCAAGTACGCGAATACGATGTTTACGCATCTTGCCTGCGGTATGGGCAAGGACTTCGTGATCATTCTCTAAAATTACACGGAACATAGCATTCGGTAGTAATTCCGTCACAGTACCATCAAACTCTAGTAGTTCTTCTTTAGCCATAAACTTCCAATCCAGTTACTTTGGTTGGGTGCAAAATAAGGGGGGCAGGCGATTAAATGCAAGCATTTCCTGCAAGTAGTGTGAAAGATTTCTCGAAAATGGCCTAAATCTACCGACAATCGTCACAGTTAGCCGGCTAATTTTATACTTTTGGCGCAGGAGCAGTTCTAAATCGTGCTTTGATCTTTTCATAAAGATCATCGCGCACATGCCGAAAAGCATTCAGTTGCATTTCACGATTTCCTTCCATGAGTGATGGATCAACCGTATTCCAAAACTCCGTTTCACTTGCTGTCGTCCGGGTAAGCTCCTGTGCTTTCGCATGTGCTTCTGCTGATAAGGAAATAATTAAGTCGAATGAGCTGTCTTCCAAGTCCTCGAAATTCTTGGCAACATGATTTCCACCATCCAAGCCAATTTCATCGAGAACTTCTACAGCAAAACCATCAACATCTTTGGCGAGAACGCCGGCACTATCCACATAAACTGCGTGCCCATAAAGACTCTTCATAATGACCTCTGCCATCACCGATCGAATACTATTATGGGTGCAGGCAAATAGAACGCTGCCTGGCAGCCCATCGGAAAACGGACGATCACTCATAAGCTGTTGATCGTCCTGAGTTCAGAGGTCAATACGGCAGCCATATTCACCTCTCTATCCTCGAATATGCAGGACGCACATTAGTGTAAACAGACGCCGAGCAGTATCAAAATCGGTTTCGGCCTTCTCTTTCAACCGCTCTTGGAGAAGCTCTGACCCATCATTATGGAGGCCGCGCCGCCCCATATCAATTGCTTCGATTTTGGAAGGAGAGGCGGTTTTAATGGCTTCGAAATATGTTTCGCATACATGGAAATAATCTTTGATGATACGGCGAAAAGAAATGACAGGCAGTGGTATGCGGACAAGTTCCGTTTGATCATCTTCTGTCCTGATATCAAAGATCAATCGATTATCTTCAATGCTGAGATGCAGGGAAT
It includes:
- a CDS encoding Maf family protein — its product is MADRKEAFAAHTSIANKDSTSATLPTPSLVLASASPRRLSLLKQIGVIPDIVSPADIDEAAHKDELPRDTAKRLSQEKAHAVFPQFGGKFLLAADTVVAVGRRALNKAENEEEAYSFLKLLSGRRHQVHTGVTLAMPNETTISRLVSSSVVFKALSEHELRSYIQTEEWRGKAGGYAIQGRAASFVRSIQGSYSNVVGLPLFEVSNMLIGNGFDIWTSRE
- the infA gene encoding translation initiation factor IF-1 encodes the protein MAKEELLEFDGTVTELLPNAMFRVILENDHEVLAHTAGKMRKHRIRVLAGDKVTVEMTPYDLTKGRITFRYK
- a CDS encoding low molecular weight phosphatase family protein is translated as MSDRPFSDGLPGSVLFACTHNSIRSVMAEVIMKSLYGHAVYVDSAGVLAKDVDGFAVEVLDEIGLDGGNHVAKNFEDLEDSSFDLIISLSAEAHAKAQELTRTTASETEFWNTVDPSLMEGNREMQLNAFRHVRDDLYEKIKARFRTAPAPKV
- a CDS encoding UPF0262 family protein — encoded protein: MAENQHIAKIELDEKTVVRRNADIEHERKVAIFDILDGNSFIVTGFEEDGPYSLHLSIEDNRLIFDIRTEDDQTELVRIPLPVISFRRIIKDYFHVCETYFEAIKTASPSKIEAIDMGRRGLHNDGSELLQERLKEKAETDFDTARRLFTLMCVLHIRG